A part of Doryrhamphus excisus isolate RoL2022-K1 chromosome 8, RoL_Dexc_1.0, whole genome shotgun sequence genomic DNA contains:
- the kiaa0753 gene encoding protein moonraker isoform X2: protein MISIGQQTNEREWVVLPSSTHSSGYLSTGTSQTQLLFNEAVPASVNNRATVVGPPSPIVIEKLLPLSGEQEKGDSIKSLLSFSSLSEEKLQAAVNLAKRDLRRRRFNTMYKSPADISISDTIDVALPQEITTSLSLKERLTRPASKCPVDATRKCPVASKPSGRLLPTSRHPVCTSMGGADQHVVLRQEIRMLQNELENLKKGRDTNVNRKERVNLLAARQPQGTPKKSSRSLGGHPHSVRPPVQKQREAAHQQNIHRQELFALPSELEHSESAYKQNRATHLSGGYTPKQSAEDTSKKPYIASMSSSTQDYVVAGQQNLLSQEMHKLDEELENIIHQVESLSDRKGMESLEPDELKKFEVRWQNQAVHSARTIYGLQQQIRETQQYIEKLHNQDIWEAKKSTAIQRLAGAHRGTLKALQVIVHQLSEQFYDKLPSHCKELSRLICQLSLCSAKIQVEPGAAMPETAVNILKKLEILDSAISKHEMLQKQKMQDQACPSQKKSSYPSLSSTRAPKGQGRAHRSANGTNPTRHVQAQRMAAQKQRGPQRPAQQRALEELRISANKNKKGGAPQHEKNKSHSKMLGNQKPNAHFRQPTVSSRLRVNQPPQRESSVPWIPASLHTVSPPRSHQKMSPEPRCLSSPAKPSSSSPVMQKVTLGSAEEADLSLENKRQAQNETLRGAWLDKITTQRLNELNQLSQEEVERIKKLRAEVVSPSQWAVRAEQEAREKIQPLLDEAKNLGEFNSRSSTSLRNKLSEQAVKRVEGNAEKLSEALLDDLLEDAERVAWSVKMDEQLEGVTRRMMQAPTLESMLRRMEEIQKDQEEVRRRFTSIAYSDPIQWRQPADSQVQVSGSRPSSPQPIRLTKLVLRQPETANIVLEKPVETGVLSESSLTEETPQEEQQPVNGVPIFPAPKEQSTGTVISVPGSMLRSIRRYRDDYDTYLCDVAHEAGGGFNSWSIADSLADELLWDAVADVAAEFQDVMEECAEAVFTCEFLQMIQSPTASSSAVVIQ from the exons ATGATTTCCATTGGACAACAAACTAATGAGAGGGAGTGGGTTGTTTTACCTTCATCCACTCATAGCAGCGGTTATTTATCCACTGGGACCTCCCAAACTCAG CTGTTGTTCAATGAAGCTGTTCCAGCCAGCGTCAACAACCGTGCCACCGTTGTGGGTCCACCGTCTCCCATTGTTATCGAAAAGCTGCTTCCCCTGTCAGGGGAGCAGGAGAAGGGGGACAGCATCAAAAGCTTGCTCAGCTTCAGCAGTCTGTCTGAAGAGAAGCTACAAGCTGCTGTAAATCTGGCCAAGAGAGACCTGAGAAGACGACGGTTCAATACCATGTACAAATCCCCTGCGGACATATCCATATCGGACACAATTGATGTGGCCCTACCTCAG GAGATTACAACCAGTCTGAGTCTGAAGGAGAGACTGACCCGACCTGCATCCAAATGTCCAGTAgacgcaaccaggaagtgtcccGTTGCTTCCAAGCCAAGTGGCCGCTTGCTACCCACGTCAAGACATCCTGTCTGTACCTCAATGGGAGGGGCAGACCAACACGTTGTCTTAAGACAGGAGATCCGCATGCTTCAAAATGagctggaaaatctaaaaaag GGCAGGGACACCAATGTAAATCGAAAGGAGAGAGTAAACCTACTTGCAGCCAGACAACCACAGGGCACACCAAAGAAGTCTTCCAGGTCTTTAGGAGGCCACCCCCATTCAGTGAGGCCTCCTGTCCAGAAGCAAAGGGAAGCTGCACACCAGCAGAATATCCACAGACAGGAGCTCTTCGCTCTGCCATCTGAGCTGGAACACTCAGAGAGCGCATACAAACAG AACAGAGCAACCCATTTGAGTGGTGGATACACTCCAAAGCAAAGCGCAGAAGACACATCCAAGAAACCTTACATCGCTTCTATGTCGTCCTCGACACAAGATTATGTTGTCGCGGGCCAGCAGAATCTTTTAAGCCAGGAAATGCACAAGCTGGACGAAGAACTGGAAAACATTATCCACCAAGTGGAATCACTATCTGACAGAA AAGGAATGGAGTCACTGGAACCCGACGAACTAAAGAAGTTTGAGGTTCGCTGGCAGAATCAAGCAGTGCACTCGGCACGTACCATCTACGGTCTCCAACAACAG attagaGAGACACAGCAGTACATAGAGAAGTTGCACAACCAGGACATATGGGAAGCTAAAAAG TCCACCGCAATTCAACGGCTCGCGGGTGCCCATCGTGGGACTCTGAAGGCTTTGCAGGTTATTGTTCACCAGCTTTCCGAGCAGTTTTACGACAAGCTCCCGTCTCATTGCAAAGAGCTGAGCCGGCTAATTTGCCAGCTTTCATTGTGCTCAGCCAAGATACAAGTTGAGCCGGGTGCAGCGATGCCTGAAACCGCTGTCAACATCCTGAAGAAACTAGAG ATTTTGGATTCTGCCATCAGTAAACACGAGATGCTGCAAAAGCAAAAGATGCAAGACCAAGCTTGTCCTTCACAGAAGAAGTCGAGTTATCCCAGTTTGTCATCTACCAGAGCACCTAAGGGGCAGGGCAGAGCACACAGATCTGCTAATGGCACAAATCCCACAAGACATGTCCAGG CTCAGAGGATGGCGGCTCAGAAGCAAAGAGGACCACAGAGACCGgcacagcagagggcgctggaGGAACTGCGTATAtctgcaaacaaaaacaaaaaaggggggGCGCCACAGCATGAGAAGAACAAGTCTCATTCAAAAATGCTG GGCAATCAGAAGCCGAATGCACATTTCAGGCAGCCCACTGTGTCTTCTCGACTTCGGGTGAATCAACCTCCACAAAGGGAGTCGTCAGTGCCATGGATACCTGCGTCACTTCACACCGTTTCACCGCCACG TTCTCATCAAAAGATGTCACCAGAGCCCAGATGTCTCTCGTCTCCTGCAAAGCCCTCATCATCGAGTCCCGTGATGCAGAAAGTGACCCTAGGGTCAGCCGAAGAGGCCGACTTGAGCTTAGAAAATAAACGCCAAGCCCAGAATGAAACATTAAG AGGTGCTTGGCTGGACAAGATAACAACGCAGAGACTGAACGAGCTCAACCAGCTGAGTCAAGAGGAGGTTGAACGTATCAAGAAATTGAG GGCCGAGGTTGTCTCACCATCACAGTGGGCCGTGAGAGCTGAGCAGGAGGCTCGAGAGAAAATCCAGCCCCTTCTGGATGAGGCCAAG AATCTTGGCGAGTTCAATAGTAGGAGCAGCACATCTCTGAGGAATAAGCTGTCAGAGCAGGCTGTAAAGAGG GTAGAAGGCAATGCTGAGAAGCTAAGTGAAGCCCTTTTGGATGACCTCTTAGAGGATGCTGAACGGGTGGCGTGGTCGGTGAAGATGGATGAACAGCTGGAAGGCGTCACCCGTAGGATGATGCAAGCCCCGACCCTGGAGAGTATGCTGCGTCGCATGGAGGAGATACAG AAGGACCAGGAGGAAGTGAGGAGACGCTTTACCTCCATTGCCTACTCAGACCCTATTCAGTGGAGGCAGCCTGCAG ACTCTCAGGTTCAAGTTTCTGGTTCCAGGCCAAGCTCTCCACAGCCCATTAGACTGACAAAGTTGGTGCTGAGGCAGCCTGAAACAGCTAATATTGTTCTGGAGAAACCAGTGGAGACCGG TGTCCTTTCTGAGAGCAGCCTGACAGAGGAGACGCCACAAGAAGAGCAGCAGCCTGTCAACGGTGTTCCGATATTCCCGGCTCCCAAGGAGCAGAGCACGGGGACGGTCATCAGTGTGCCAGGTAGCATGCTGAGAAGCATCCGACGGTACAGAGACGATTACGATACCTACCTGTGTGATGTGGCGCATGAAGCGGGCGGAGGATTCAACTCCTGGTCCATTGCAGACAG
- the kiaa0753 gene encoding protein moonraker isoform X1 — MISIGQQTNEREWVVLPSSTHSSGYLSTGTSQTQLLFNEAVPASVNNRATVVGPPSPIVIEKLLPLSGEQEKGDSIKSLLSFSSLSEEKLQAAVNLAKRDLRRRRFNTMYKSPADISISDTIDVALPQEITTSLSLKERLTRPASKCPVDATRKCPVASKPSGRLLPTSRHPVCTSMGGADQHVVLRQEIRMLQNELENLKKGRDTNVNRKERVNLLAARQPQGTPKKSSRSLGGHPHSVRPPVQKQREAAHQQNIHRQELFALPSELEHSESAYKQNRATHLSGGYTPKQSAEDTSKKPYIASMSSSTQDYVVAGQQNLLSQEMHKLDEELENIIHQVESLSDRKGMESLEPDELKKFEVRWQNQAVHSARTIYGLQQQIRETQQYIEKLHNQDIWEAKKSTAIQRLAGAHRGTLKALQVIVHQLSEQFYDKLPSHCKELSRLICQLSLCSAKIQVEPGAAMPETAVNILKKLEILDSAISKHEMLQKQKMQDQACPSQKKSSYPSLSSTRAPKGQGRAHRSANGTNPTRHVQAQRMAAQKQRGPQRPAQQRALEELRISANKNKKGGAPQHEKNKSHSKMLGNQKPNAHFRQPTVSSRLRVNQPPQRESSVPWIPASLHTVSPPRSHQKMSPEPRCLSSPAKPSSSSPVMQKVTLGSAEEADLSLENKRQAQNETLRGAWLDKITTQRLNELNQLSQEEVERIKKLRAEVVSPSQWAVRAEQEAREKIQPLLDEAKNLGEFNSRSSTSLRNKLSEQAVKRQVEGNAEKLSEALLDDLLEDAERVAWSVKMDEQLEGVTRRMMQAPTLESMLRRMEEIQKDQEEVRRRFTSIAYSDPIQWRQPADSQVQVSGSRPSSPQPIRLTKLVLRQPETANIVLEKPVETGVLSESSLTEETPQEEQQPVNGVPIFPAPKEQSTGTVISVPGSMLRSIRRYRDDYDTYLCDVAHEAGGGFNSWSIADSLADELLWDAVADVAAEFQDVMEECAEAVFTCEFLQMIQSPTASSSAVVIQ; from the exons ATGATTTCCATTGGACAACAAACTAATGAGAGGGAGTGGGTTGTTTTACCTTCATCCACTCATAGCAGCGGTTATTTATCCACTGGGACCTCCCAAACTCAG CTGTTGTTCAATGAAGCTGTTCCAGCCAGCGTCAACAACCGTGCCACCGTTGTGGGTCCACCGTCTCCCATTGTTATCGAAAAGCTGCTTCCCCTGTCAGGGGAGCAGGAGAAGGGGGACAGCATCAAAAGCTTGCTCAGCTTCAGCAGTCTGTCTGAAGAGAAGCTACAAGCTGCTGTAAATCTGGCCAAGAGAGACCTGAGAAGACGACGGTTCAATACCATGTACAAATCCCCTGCGGACATATCCATATCGGACACAATTGATGTGGCCCTACCTCAG GAGATTACAACCAGTCTGAGTCTGAAGGAGAGACTGACCCGACCTGCATCCAAATGTCCAGTAgacgcaaccaggaagtgtcccGTTGCTTCCAAGCCAAGTGGCCGCTTGCTACCCACGTCAAGACATCCTGTCTGTACCTCAATGGGAGGGGCAGACCAACACGTTGTCTTAAGACAGGAGATCCGCATGCTTCAAAATGagctggaaaatctaaaaaag GGCAGGGACACCAATGTAAATCGAAAGGAGAGAGTAAACCTACTTGCAGCCAGACAACCACAGGGCACACCAAAGAAGTCTTCCAGGTCTTTAGGAGGCCACCCCCATTCAGTGAGGCCTCCTGTCCAGAAGCAAAGGGAAGCTGCACACCAGCAGAATATCCACAGACAGGAGCTCTTCGCTCTGCCATCTGAGCTGGAACACTCAGAGAGCGCATACAAACAG AACAGAGCAACCCATTTGAGTGGTGGATACACTCCAAAGCAAAGCGCAGAAGACACATCCAAGAAACCTTACATCGCTTCTATGTCGTCCTCGACACAAGATTATGTTGTCGCGGGCCAGCAGAATCTTTTAAGCCAGGAAATGCACAAGCTGGACGAAGAACTGGAAAACATTATCCACCAAGTGGAATCACTATCTGACAGAA AAGGAATGGAGTCACTGGAACCCGACGAACTAAAGAAGTTTGAGGTTCGCTGGCAGAATCAAGCAGTGCACTCGGCACGTACCATCTACGGTCTCCAACAACAG attagaGAGACACAGCAGTACATAGAGAAGTTGCACAACCAGGACATATGGGAAGCTAAAAAG TCCACCGCAATTCAACGGCTCGCGGGTGCCCATCGTGGGACTCTGAAGGCTTTGCAGGTTATTGTTCACCAGCTTTCCGAGCAGTTTTACGACAAGCTCCCGTCTCATTGCAAAGAGCTGAGCCGGCTAATTTGCCAGCTTTCATTGTGCTCAGCCAAGATACAAGTTGAGCCGGGTGCAGCGATGCCTGAAACCGCTGTCAACATCCTGAAGAAACTAGAG ATTTTGGATTCTGCCATCAGTAAACACGAGATGCTGCAAAAGCAAAAGATGCAAGACCAAGCTTGTCCTTCACAGAAGAAGTCGAGTTATCCCAGTTTGTCATCTACCAGAGCACCTAAGGGGCAGGGCAGAGCACACAGATCTGCTAATGGCACAAATCCCACAAGACATGTCCAGG CTCAGAGGATGGCGGCTCAGAAGCAAAGAGGACCACAGAGACCGgcacagcagagggcgctggaGGAACTGCGTATAtctgcaaacaaaaacaaaaaaggggggGCGCCACAGCATGAGAAGAACAAGTCTCATTCAAAAATGCTG GGCAATCAGAAGCCGAATGCACATTTCAGGCAGCCCACTGTGTCTTCTCGACTTCGGGTGAATCAACCTCCACAAAGGGAGTCGTCAGTGCCATGGATACCTGCGTCACTTCACACCGTTTCACCGCCACG TTCTCATCAAAAGATGTCACCAGAGCCCAGATGTCTCTCGTCTCCTGCAAAGCCCTCATCATCGAGTCCCGTGATGCAGAAAGTGACCCTAGGGTCAGCCGAAGAGGCCGACTTGAGCTTAGAAAATAAACGCCAAGCCCAGAATGAAACATTAAG AGGTGCTTGGCTGGACAAGATAACAACGCAGAGACTGAACGAGCTCAACCAGCTGAGTCAAGAGGAGGTTGAACGTATCAAGAAATTGAG GGCCGAGGTTGTCTCACCATCACAGTGGGCCGTGAGAGCTGAGCAGGAGGCTCGAGAGAAAATCCAGCCCCTTCTGGATGAGGCCAAG AATCTTGGCGAGTTCAATAGTAGGAGCAGCACATCTCTGAGGAATAAGCTGTCAGAGCAGGCTGTAAAGAGG CAGGTAGAAGGCAATGCTGAGAAGCTAAGTGAAGCCCTTTTGGATGACCTCTTAGAGGATGCTGAACGGGTGGCGTGGTCGGTGAAGATGGATGAACAGCTGGAAGGCGTCACCCGTAGGATGATGCAAGCCCCGACCCTGGAGAGTATGCTGCGTCGCATGGAGGAGATACAG AAGGACCAGGAGGAAGTGAGGAGACGCTTTACCTCCATTGCCTACTCAGACCCTATTCAGTGGAGGCAGCCTGCAG ACTCTCAGGTTCAAGTTTCTGGTTCCAGGCCAAGCTCTCCACAGCCCATTAGACTGACAAAGTTGGTGCTGAGGCAGCCTGAAACAGCTAATATTGTTCTGGAGAAACCAGTGGAGACCGG TGTCCTTTCTGAGAGCAGCCTGACAGAGGAGACGCCACAAGAAGAGCAGCAGCCTGTCAACGGTGTTCCGATATTCCCGGCTCCCAAGGAGCAGAGCACGGGGACGGTCATCAGTGTGCCAGGTAGCATGCTGAGAAGCATCCGACGGTACAGAGACGATTACGATACCTACCTGTGTGATGTGGCGCATGAAGCGGGCGGAGGATTCAACTCCTGGTCCATTGCAGACAG
- the kiaa0753 gene encoding protein moonraker isoform X3, which produces MISIGQQTNEREWVVLPSSTHSSGYLSTGTSQTQLLFNEAVPASVNNRATVVGPPSPIVIEKLLPLSGEQEKGDSIKSLLSFSSLSEEKLQAAVNLAKRDLRRRRFNTMYKSPADISISDTIDVALPQEITTSLSLKERLTRPASKCPVDATRKCPVASKPSGRLLPTSRHPVCTSMGGADQHVVLRQEIRMLQNELENLKKNRATHLSGGYTPKQSAEDTSKKPYIASMSSSTQDYVVAGQQNLLSQEMHKLDEELENIIHQVESLSDRKGMESLEPDELKKFEVRWQNQAVHSARTIYGLQQQIRETQQYIEKLHNQDIWEAKKSTAIQRLAGAHRGTLKALQVIVHQLSEQFYDKLPSHCKELSRLICQLSLCSAKIQVEPGAAMPETAVNILKKLEILDSAISKHEMLQKQKMQDQACPSQKKSSYPSLSSTRAPKGQGRAHRSANGTNPTRHVQAQRMAAQKQRGPQRPAQQRALEELRISANKNKKGGAPQHEKNKSHSKMLGNQKPNAHFRQPTVSSRLRVNQPPQRESSVPWIPASLHTVSPPRSHQKMSPEPRCLSSPAKPSSSSPVMQKVTLGSAEEADLSLENKRQAQNETLRGAWLDKITTQRLNELNQLSQEEVERIKKLRAEVVSPSQWAVRAEQEAREKIQPLLDEAKNLGEFNSRSSTSLRNKLSEQAVKRQVEGNAEKLSEALLDDLLEDAERVAWSVKMDEQLEGVTRRMMQAPTLESMLRRMEEIQKDQEEVRRRFTSIAYSDPIQWRQPADSQVQVSGSRPSSPQPIRLTKLVLRQPETANIVLEKPVETGVLSESSLTEETPQEEQQPVNGVPIFPAPKEQSTGTVISVPGSMLRSIRRYRDDYDTYLCDVAHEAGGGFNSWSIADSLADELLWDAVADVAAEFQDVMEECAEAVFTCEFLQMIQSPTASSSAVVIQ; this is translated from the exons ATGATTTCCATTGGACAACAAACTAATGAGAGGGAGTGGGTTGTTTTACCTTCATCCACTCATAGCAGCGGTTATTTATCCACTGGGACCTCCCAAACTCAG CTGTTGTTCAATGAAGCTGTTCCAGCCAGCGTCAACAACCGTGCCACCGTTGTGGGTCCACCGTCTCCCATTGTTATCGAAAAGCTGCTTCCCCTGTCAGGGGAGCAGGAGAAGGGGGACAGCATCAAAAGCTTGCTCAGCTTCAGCAGTCTGTCTGAAGAGAAGCTACAAGCTGCTGTAAATCTGGCCAAGAGAGACCTGAGAAGACGACGGTTCAATACCATGTACAAATCCCCTGCGGACATATCCATATCGGACACAATTGATGTGGCCCTACCTCAG GAGATTACAACCAGTCTGAGTCTGAAGGAGAGACTGACCCGACCTGCATCCAAATGTCCAGTAgacgcaaccaggaagtgtcccGTTGCTTCCAAGCCAAGTGGCCGCTTGCTACCCACGTCAAGACATCCTGTCTGTACCTCAATGGGAGGGGCAGACCAACACGTTGTCTTAAGACAGGAGATCCGCATGCTTCAAAATGagctggaaaatctaaaaaag AACAGAGCAACCCATTTGAGTGGTGGATACACTCCAAAGCAAAGCGCAGAAGACACATCCAAGAAACCTTACATCGCTTCTATGTCGTCCTCGACACAAGATTATGTTGTCGCGGGCCAGCAGAATCTTTTAAGCCAGGAAATGCACAAGCTGGACGAAGAACTGGAAAACATTATCCACCAAGTGGAATCACTATCTGACAGAA AAGGAATGGAGTCACTGGAACCCGACGAACTAAAGAAGTTTGAGGTTCGCTGGCAGAATCAAGCAGTGCACTCGGCACGTACCATCTACGGTCTCCAACAACAG attagaGAGACACAGCAGTACATAGAGAAGTTGCACAACCAGGACATATGGGAAGCTAAAAAG TCCACCGCAATTCAACGGCTCGCGGGTGCCCATCGTGGGACTCTGAAGGCTTTGCAGGTTATTGTTCACCAGCTTTCCGAGCAGTTTTACGACAAGCTCCCGTCTCATTGCAAAGAGCTGAGCCGGCTAATTTGCCAGCTTTCATTGTGCTCAGCCAAGATACAAGTTGAGCCGGGTGCAGCGATGCCTGAAACCGCTGTCAACATCCTGAAGAAACTAGAG ATTTTGGATTCTGCCATCAGTAAACACGAGATGCTGCAAAAGCAAAAGATGCAAGACCAAGCTTGTCCTTCACAGAAGAAGTCGAGTTATCCCAGTTTGTCATCTACCAGAGCACCTAAGGGGCAGGGCAGAGCACACAGATCTGCTAATGGCACAAATCCCACAAGACATGTCCAGG CTCAGAGGATGGCGGCTCAGAAGCAAAGAGGACCACAGAGACCGgcacagcagagggcgctggaGGAACTGCGTATAtctgcaaacaaaaacaaaaaaggggggGCGCCACAGCATGAGAAGAACAAGTCTCATTCAAAAATGCTG GGCAATCAGAAGCCGAATGCACATTTCAGGCAGCCCACTGTGTCTTCTCGACTTCGGGTGAATCAACCTCCACAAAGGGAGTCGTCAGTGCCATGGATACCTGCGTCACTTCACACCGTTTCACCGCCACG TTCTCATCAAAAGATGTCACCAGAGCCCAGATGTCTCTCGTCTCCTGCAAAGCCCTCATCATCGAGTCCCGTGATGCAGAAAGTGACCCTAGGGTCAGCCGAAGAGGCCGACTTGAGCTTAGAAAATAAACGCCAAGCCCAGAATGAAACATTAAG AGGTGCTTGGCTGGACAAGATAACAACGCAGAGACTGAACGAGCTCAACCAGCTGAGTCAAGAGGAGGTTGAACGTATCAAGAAATTGAG GGCCGAGGTTGTCTCACCATCACAGTGGGCCGTGAGAGCTGAGCAGGAGGCTCGAGAGAAAATCCAGCCCCTTCTGGATGAGGCCAAG AATCTTGGCGAGTTCAATAGTAGGAGCAGCACATCTCTGAGGAATAAGCTGTCAGAGCAGGCTGTAAAGAGG CAGGTAGAAGGCAATGCTGAGAAGCTAAGTGAAGCCCTTTTGGATGACCTCTTAGAGGATGCTGAACGGGTGGCGTGGTCGGTGAAGATGGATGAACAGCTGGAAGGCGTCACCCGTAGGATGATGCAAGCCCCGACCCTGGAGAGTATGCTGCGTCGCATGGAGGAGATACAG AAGGACCAGGAGGAAGTGAGGAGACGCTTTACCTCCATTGCCTACTCAGACCCTATTCAGTGGAGGCAGCCTGCAG ACTCTCAGGTTCAAGTTTCTGGTTCCAGGCCAAGCTCTCCACAGCCCATTAGACTGACAAAGTTGGTGCTGAGGCAGCCTGAAACAGCTAATATTGTTCTGGAGAAACCAGTGGAGACCGG TGTCCTTTCTGAGAGCAGCCTGACAGAGGAGACGCCACAAGAAGAGCAGCAGCCTGTCAACGGTGTTCCGATATTCCCGGCTCCCAAGGAGCAGAGCACGGGGACGGTCATCAGTGTGCCAGGTAGCATGCTGAGAAGCATCCGACGGTACAGAGACGATTACGATACCTACCTGTGTGATGTGGCGCATGAAGCGGGCGGAGGATTCAACTCCTGGTCCATTGCAGACAG